One segment of Corynebacterium atrinae DNA contains the following:
- a CDS encoding acyl-CoA thioesterase — MTADDNSPLHITTVPVRWSDFDRYGHIMNANYVEVAQEARLKFAEDEFTARGHDFAVFVRHLDVDYLRPVLPDTTELVVETQVVEIGNTSFTTRQEIKDRQGRVACIVECVQVAVDMNTERPRSITEKEVKILTRSPDVDQLEPGESDK, encoded by the coding sequence ATGACCGCTGACGATAACTCCCCGCTTCACATCACCACGGTTCCGGTCCGCTGGTCTGATTTTGACCGCTATGGCCACATTATGAACGCGAATTACGTGGAGGTAGCCCAGGAGGCGCGTCTGAAGTTCGCCGAGGATGAATTCACGGCGCGCGGGCATGATTTCGCGGTGTTCGTCCGCCACCTCGATGTGGATTACCTGCGGCCCGTCCTGCCGGACACCACCGAGCTGGTCGTTGAAACCCAGGTGGTGGAGATCGGCAACACTTCCTTCACCACCCGTCAGGAGATCAAGGATCGCCAGGGTCGGGTCGCCTGCATCGTCGAGTGCGTGCAGGTGGCGGTGGATATGAACACGGAGCGTCCGCGTTCGATCACGGAGAAGGAAGTCAAGATCCTTACTCGTTCGCCTGATGTTGATCAGCTGGAGCCGGGTGAGTCCGACAAGTGA
- the ettA gene encoding energy-dependent translational throttle protein EttA — MSEFIYTMKNVRKAIGDKVILDNVTMAFYPGAKIGVVGPNGAGKSSILKIMAGLDQPSNGEAFLDPGATVGILMQEPPLNEEKTVRENVEEGLGDIFEKKKRFEEIAEEMATNYTDELMDEMGKLQEDLDAADAWEVDSKIEQAMEALRCPPSDEPVTHLSGGERRRVALAKLLLSEPDLLLLDEPTNHLDAESVLWLEKHLADYKGAVLAVTHDRYFLDHVAGWICEVDRGKLYPYEGNYSTYLEKKAERLEVSGKKDQKLQKRLKEELAWVRSSPKARQSKNKARLERYEEMAAEAEKYKKLDFEEIQIPTPPRLGNKVVEVKELEKGFDGRVLIKDLSFTLPRNGIVGVIGPNGVGKSTLFKTIVGLEQPDAGAVEVGETVKLSYVDQNRENLDPEKTVWEIVSDGLDYIIVGQNEMPSRAYLSAFGFKGPDQQKPSKVLSGGERNRLNLALTLKQGGNLILLDEPTNDLDVETLGSLENALQKFPGCAVVISHDRWFLDRTCTHILAWEGNVAEGQWFWFEGNFGDYEKNKVERLGADAARPSRVTHRKLTR; from the coding sequence ATGTCCGAATTCATCTACACGATGAAGAACGTGCGCAAGGCCATCGGTGACAAGGTCATCCTGGACAATGTCACGATGGCCTTCTACCCGGGCGCCAAGATCGGTGTCGTCGGCCCGAACGGTGCCGGTAAGTCCTCGATCCTCAAGATCATGGCCGGCCTGGATCAGCCCTCCAACGGTGAGGCTTTCCTCGACCCGGGTGCCACCGTCGGCATCCTCATGCAGGAGCCTCCGCTCAACGAAGAGAAGACGGTCCGCGAGAACGTGGAAGAGGGCCTGGGCGATATCTTCGAGAAGAAGAAGCGCTTCGAGGAGATCGCCGAGGAGATGGCGACCAACTACACCGATGAGCTCATGGATGAGATGGGCAAGCTCCAGGAAGACCTGGACGCCGCCGATGCGTGGGAGGTCGACTCCAAGATTGAGCAGGCCATGGAGGCCCTGCGCTGCCCGCCTTCGGATGAGCCGGTCACCCACCTCTCCGGTGGTGAGCGCCGCCGGGTTGCCCTGGCCAAGCTCTTGCTCTCCGAGCCGGACCTGCTGCTCCTCGACGAGCCGACGAACCACCTCGACGCCGAGTCCGTCCTCTGGCTAGAGAAGCACCTCGCCGATTACAAGGGCGCCGTCCTTGCCGTGACCCACGATCGCTACTTCCTCGATCACGTCGCGGGCTGGATCTGTGAGGTCGACCGCGGCAAGCTCTACCCCTACGAGGGTAACTACTCCACCTACCTGGAGAAGAAGGCCGAGCGCCTCGAGGTGTCCGGCAAGAAGGACCAGAAGCTGCAGAAGCGCCTCAAGGAGGAGCTCGCCTGGGTTCGTTCTTCCCCGAAGGCTCGCCAGTCGAAGAACAAGGCTCGCCTTGAGCGCTACGAGGAGATGGCTGCGGAGGCTGAGAAGTACAAGAAGCTCGACTTCGAGGAGATCCAGATCCCGACCCCGCCGCGCCTGGGCAACAAGGTCGTCGAGGTCAAGGAGCTGGAGAAGGGCTTCGACGGCCGCGTCCTCATCAAGGACCTGTCCTTCACCCTGCCGCGCAACGGCATCGTCGGCGTCATCGGCCCGAACGGTGTGGGTAAGTCGACGCTGTTCAAGACCATCGTTGGGCTGGAGCAGCCCGACGCCGGCGCCGTCGAGGTGGGTGAGACCGTCAAGCTGTCCTACGTTGACCAGAACCGCGAGAACCTCGACCCGGAAAAGACCGTCTGGGAGATCGTGTCCGATGGCCTCGATTACATCATCGTCGGCCAGAACGAAATGCCGTCTCGCGCGTACCTCTCCGCGTTCGGTTTCAAGGGCCCGGATCAGCAGAAGCCGTCCAAGGTTCTCTCCGGTGGTGAGCGCAACCGCCTCAACCTGGCGCTGACCCTCAAACAGGGCGGCAACCTCATCCTCCTCGATGAGCCGACCAACGACCTTGACGTGGAAACCCTGGGTTCCCTCGAGAACGCTCTGCAGAAGTTCCCGGGCTGTGCCGTGGTCATTTCCCACGACCGCTGGTTCCTGGATCGCACCTGTACGCACATCCTCGCCTGGGAGGGCAATGTGGCTGAGGGGCAGTGGTTCTGGTTCGAGGGCAACTTCGGAGACTACGAAAAGAACAAGGTCGAACGCCTCGGCGCTGACGCTGCTCGCCCGTCTCGGGTTACTCACCGAAAGCTGACCCGCTAG
- a CDS encoding single-stranded DNA-binding protein: MAHTTTTIIGNLTHDPKLQRFERSGAQKCSLRIASSRRVQDKDNNWIDIDQMFLSVDVWGPLAINCKKSLSKGMPVIVHGTLITHQWEDEHNQKRSKTLMRANSVGLDLNKYIIGSMKVDNAEKNLINVGIPDPQTADTLYDEIVADQSDPAERPSESLPPLPAAPAPPSHGGCSGRGDRRGDGDASLLTGRGRSCTLVRDV, encoded by the coding sequence ATGGCTCATACGACCACCACCATCATCGGCAACCTCACCCACGATCCCAAGCTCCAACGCTTCGAGCGCTCCGGCGCCCAAAAGTGCAGCCTGCGCATCGCCTCCAGCCGCCGCGTGCAGGATAAGGACAACAACTGGATCGACATCGACCAGATGTTCTTGAGCGTCGATGTCTGGGGCCCGCTCGCCATCAACTGCAAGAAGTCCCTGTCCAAGGGCATGCCCGTCATCGTTCACGGCACGTTGATCACTCACCAGTGGGAAGACGAGCACAACCAAAAGCGCTCCAAGACTCTCATGCGCGCCAACAGCGTCGGCTTGGATTTGAACAAGTACATCATCGGTTCCATGAAGGTCGATAACGCGGAGAAGAACCTCATCAACGTTGGCATTCCCGATCCCCAGACGGCGGACACGCTCTACGACGAAATCGTGGCCGATCAAAGTGACCCAGCGGAGCGGCCGAGTGAATCGCTGCCGCCGTTGCCCGCCGCCCCCGCCCCCCCCAGCCATGGCGGCTGCAGTGGGCGAGGGGACCGGCGAGGGGACGGGGACGCCTCCCTTCTAACCGGGAGAGGGAGGTCATGTACCCTTGTGCGTGACGTCTGA
- a CDS encoding cytochrome c oxidase assembly protein — translation MADTDVVGNGRAQISSATKALKARPTWPLFLLFFAVAGAVGATISYGFLAGSLAALGIPDPGRITTIGLPFFRAVGWMLAALSVGSFMFSSFYMAPSIPGNDNSQLVRAKLSVDGHLAARTGAVSALCFGLVALLMIPLVLSDVSGTPFAQTLDVASWSLAIEQVATARAWAVVAGIALVVGVAGLFFRSWISQLPLFIGAILMIVPLGMEGHSASGGDHDWGTNSYLWHLIFMMVWVGGLMALIAHGRRLGPYLGTGLRRYSNVAFMSVIVMAVSGLINAVIRVEWSDWLTSTYGTILIVKTVGVVVLGLFGWVHRRLTIPQLETKPALFMRFAIVEVIVMAAITGVAITMGRTPPPPPRNPNLSNMATQLGFDLYEKPTFFNVFTMWRFDVMFGTIALLLTAGYLYGVWRVRRAGGSWSTTRTVFWLLGTFTLLETMSSGLGMNMGAAYSIHMIVHMILSMVVPLFLALGCPLTLIMRAYAPGEPGQPSVHDMVYAYTQSPWLRFLSHPVVNLAQFLFFFYILYLIIPLYEVMISEHAGHLIMNWVFLFSGYLYFWEVVGKDPLPVQRPAAIRLAWLVGSMPFHLFAGIYLMQLTTIMGYDFYMSLGLPWELNLLEDQRVGGGIGWASGSFPLGLVFLILFFEWRREDRVIETEYDRRVDAGEDDDFEAYNQMLAQMSAGRYVTDDELGNPSAR, via the coding sequence ATGGCAGATACGGATGTGGTGGGCAACGGGCGGGCGCAAATAAGCAGTGCCACGAAGGCCTTGAAGGCGCGGCCGACCTGGCCTCTCTTCCTGCTTTTCTTTGCGGTGGCCGGCGCGGTGGGCGCGACGATTTCCTATGGTTTCCTCGCGGGTTCGCTCGCTGCCTTGGGCATTCCGGATCCGGGGCGGATCACGACGATTGGGTTGCCGTTTTTCCGGGCGGTGGGGTGGATGCTGGCGGCGCTGTCGGTCGGCTCGTTCATGTTCTCGTCCTTCTATATGGCTCCGTCCATCCCGGGCAACGATAATTCGCAGCTCGTGCGGGCGAAGCTCTCGGTTGATGGGCACCTGGCGGCGCGGACGGGTGCGGTGTCGGCGTTGTGTTTCGGCCTCGTTGCCCTGCTCATGATCCCGCTGGTGCTTTCCGACGTCTCCGGTACCCCCTTTGCACAAACCCTCGATGTGGCCAGTTGGTCTTTGGCCATTGAACAGGTCGCGACTGCCCGCGCCTGGGCGGTCGTTGCAGGGATTGCCCTGGTCGTGGGCGTGGCGGGGCTCTTCTTCCGCTCGTGGATCAGCCAGCTCCCCCTGTTTATTGGCGCGATTCTCATGATCGTCCCGCTGGGCATGGAGGGGCATTCGGCTTCCGGCGGCGACCATGATTGGGGTACGAACTCCTACCTGTGGCACCTCATTTTCATGATGGTGTGGGTCGGCGGGCTCATGGCGCTAATCGCGCACGGTCGTCGCCTTGGCCCGTACCTGGGCACGGGGCTGCGCCGCTACTCCAATGTGGCATTCATGTCCGTCATCGTCATGGCGGTGTCGGGCCTCATTAACGCGGTGATCCGGGTGGAATGGTCGGATTGGCTGACCTCGACGTATGGCACGATTCTCATCGTCAAGACCGTGGGCGTGGTGGTTCTCGGGCTGTTCGGTTGGGTGCACCGCAGGTTGACCATCCCGCAGTTGGAAACCAAACCCGCGCTGTTCATGCGTTTCGCCATCGTCGAGGTGATCGTCATGGCCGCAATCACCGGCGTGGCCATCACGATGGGCCGGACCCCGCCGCCCCCGCCGCGCAACCCCAACCTGTCGAACATGGCGACCCAGCTCGGTTTTGATCTCTACGAGAAGCCGACCTTCTTCAACGTCTTCACCATGTGGCGTTTTGATGTCATGTTTGGCACCATCGCTCTCTTGCTCACCGCCGGTTACCTCTATGGAGTGTGGCGGGTGCGGCGTGCGGGCGGATCGTGGAGCACCACCCGCACCGTGTTTTGGCTGCTGGGCACCTTCACGCTGTTGGAGACCATGAGTTCCGGGCTCGGAATGAACATGGGTGCCGCCTACTCCATTCACATGATCGTGCACATGATTTTGTCTATGGTTGTGCCGCTCTTCTTGGCGCTCGGTTGCCCGCTCACCCTGATCATGCGGGCCTACGCTCCCGGGGAGCCGGGCCAACCCAGTGTCCACGACATGGTCTACGCCTACACGCAGTCGCCCTGGCTAAGGTTCCTCAGCCACCCCGTGGTCAACCTCGCGCAGTTCCTCTTCTTCTTCTACATCCTCTACCTCATCATTCCGTTGTATGAGGTGATGATCTCCGAGCACGCCGGCCACCTCATCATGAACTGGGTCTTCCTGTTCTCCGGCTACCTCTATTTCTGGGAGGTCGTGGGCAAGGACCCGCTGCCCGTCCAACGCCCCGCCGCGATCCGCCTCGCGTGGCTGGTGGGTTCCATGCCTTTCCACCTCTTCGCCGGCATCTACCTCATGCAGCTGACCACCATCATGGGCTACGACTTCTACATGTCCCTCGGCCTGCCGTGGGAGCTAAACCTGCTGGAGGATCAGCGCGTCGGCGGCGGCATCGGCTGGGCCTCGGGGTCGTTCCCGCTGGGTCTGGTGTTCCTCATTCTCTTCTTTGAGTGGCGGCGGGAGGATCGAGTCATCGAAACGGAGTACGACCGGCGCGTTGATGCTGGTGAAGATGATGATTTCGAGGCCTATAACCAGATGCTCGCCCAGATGAGCGCCGGACGATACGTCACCGACGATGAGTTGGGCAACCCCTCTGCCCGCTAA
- a CDS encoding VOC family protein, translating into MARTGSPIWIDLGTHDIDGADSFYSQVFGWDIPEGAAEFGGYRIATKDGVPVGGMMSSLMGPDRPLEEPEYPTAWTVYLAVEDCAAAVAAAEKAGATVVVPAMEVGELGSMAILVDPAGAGVGFWEAKEFPGLAFNGQPGTPVWFEQMSKDFSAAADFYQEVLGWNLAYIGEDGQPVDEAPASGIRYATNGAGENASAGLCEADSFLPAEVPSFWRAYIGVTDTDATAARIVELGGALLDGPMDSPFGRVATVADPQGGTFQIVSVEG; encoded by the coding sequence ATGGCACGCACCGGCAGCCCCATCTGGATTGACCTCGGCACCCACGACATCGATGGGGCCGACTCCTTCTACTCGCAAGTGTTTGGCTGGGACATCCCCGAGGGAGCGGCTGAGTTCGGCGGCTACCGCATCGCTACCAAGGATGGTGTCCCGGTGGGCGGCATGATGAGTTCGCTCATGGGCCCGGATCGCCCGCTCGAGGAGCCGGAGTACCCCACCGCCTGGACCGTTTACTTGGCAGTGGAGGATTGCGCTGCTGCGGTGGCGGCCGCGGAGAAGGCCGGGGCGACCGTCGTTGTTCCCGCGATGGAGGTCGGCGAGCTGGGTTCCATGGCGATCCTCGTCGATCCCGCGGGAGCTGGCGTCGGCTTTTGGGAGGCCAAGGAGTTCCCCGGCCTGGCCTTCAACGGCCAGCCAGGCACTCCCGTGTGGTTTGAGCAGATGAGCAAGGACTTCTCTGCGGCCGCAGACTTTTACCAAGAGGTGTTGGGCTGGAACCTCGCCTACATCGGTGAGGATGGCCAGCCGGTCGACGAGGCCCCGGCCTCAGGCATCCGCTACGCCACCAACGGTGCGGGCGAGAACGCCTCCGCCGGACTCTGTGAGGCCGATTCGTTCCTGCCCGCGGAGGTGCCCAGCTTTTGGCGCGCTTACATCGGTGTCACGGACACCGATGCCACGGCCGCCCGCATCGTCGAGCTGGGTGGAGCGCTCCTGGACGGTCCGATGGACTCTCCCTTCGGTCGCGTGGCGACGGTCGCGGACCCCCAAGGTGGCACCTTCCAGATCGTCAGCGTTGAGGGCTAA
- a CDS encoding Na+/H+ antiporter family protein has product MNAVLIAVLVMLILAVSRVHVVLALFIGALVGGLLGGLGLEGTMVAFQDGLSGGAQIALSYALLGAFAMAVASSGLPALLANWLINKLDVSSESGKKSLVAMTKWGMVAGILAMSIMSQNLIPVHIAFIPLIIPPLLAIFNRLKIDRRLVACVLTFGLVTTYMWIPVGFGNIFLNDILLGNIERAGMDTSQINIVSTMAIPAMGMIVGLLIAVFFTYRKPRIYADKPIIGGTETHDEEISRYRVTVAIIAIIATFVIQVVMQASGSEANSLLIGALTGLAIFMGTGAVRWNQADDIFTSGMRMMALIGFIMITAQGFAAVMSATGEVESLVNSSAEMFAGNKAAAAIAMLVVGLIVTMGIGSSFSTLPIIATIYVPLCLALGFSPVATVAIIGTAGALGDAGSPASDSTLGPTSGLNADGQHDHIRDSVIPTFIHFNIPLLISGFIAAMVL; this is encoded by the coding sequence ATGAACGCTGTGCTAATAGCCGTCCTCGTGATGCTCATCCTCGCCGTGTCCAGGGTCCATGTGGTCCTGGCTTTGTTCATTGGTGCCCTCGTGGGTGGCCTGCTGGGCGGTCTAGGCCTGGAGGGCACGATGGTTGCTTTCCAAGACGGGCTGTCTGGCGGTGCACAGATTGCGCTGAGTTATGCCTTGCTGGGTGCCTTCGCGATGGCGGTGGCGAGCTCGGGGTTGCCGGCGTTGTTGGCCAATTGGTTGATTAATAAGCTTGATGTCAGTTCGGAATCGGGGAAGAAATCCCTGGTGGCGATGACGAAGTGGGGCATGGTCGCGGGCATTCTGGCGATGTCGATCATGAGCCAGAACCTCATTCCCGTGCACATCGCGTTCATCCCGTTGATCATTCCGCCGCTGCTGGCGATCTTTAACCGTTTGAAGATCGACCGTCGCCTCGTTGCCTGCGTGCTCACGTTTGGCCTCGTCACCACGTACATGTGGATTCCGGTGGGCTTCGGCAACATCTTCCTCAATGATATTTTGCTGGGCAACATTGAGCGAGCTGGCATGGACACCAGCCAGATCAACATTGTGTCCACAATGGCTATCCCGGCGATGGGCATGATCGTTGGCCTGCTCATCGCGGTCTTTTTCACGTACCGCAAGCCGCGCATCTACGCCGATAAGCCGATCATTGGCGGCACGGAGACCCACGACGAGGAAATCTCGCGCTACCGGGTGACGGTGGCCATTATCGCGATCATCGCCACCTTCGTCATCCAGGTGGTCATGCAGGCCAGCGGTTCGGAGGCGAACTCCCTGCTCATCGGCGCCCTGACGGGCCTCGCCATCTTCATGGGCACCGGCGCGGTGAGGTGGAACCAAGCCGATGACATCTTCACCTCCGGTATGCGGATGATGGCGCTCATCGGCTTCATCATGATCACCGCGCAGGGCTTCGCCGCCGTCATGAGCGCCACCGGAGAGGTGGAGTCCCTGGTCAACTCCTCGGCCGAAATGTTCGCCGGCAACAAGGCGGCCGCCGCGATCGCGATGCTGGTCGTCGGGCTCATCGTCACCATGGGTATCGGTTCCAGCTTCTCGACGCTCCCGATCATCGCCACCATCTACGTCCCGCTCTGCCTGGCTCTGGGCTTCTCGCCCGTGGCGACGGTCGCGATCATCGGCACCGCAGGCGCCCTCGGCGATGCCGGTTCCCCGGCATCGGACTCAACGTTGGGCCCGACGTCCGGCCTCAACGCCGATGGCCAGCACGATCACATCCGGGATTCGGTCATCCCGACGTTCATTCACTTCAACATCCCGCTGCTCATCTCTGGTTTCATCGCGGCGATGGTGCTTTAG